The following are encoded in a window of Gramella sp. MT6 genomic DNA:
- a CDS encoding FAD-binding protein: MSTLKMENTKVEELRNSLRGELILEGDVNYEDSRKIYNAMISKKPAMIAKCVDVADVVTAVNFGRENNILTAVRGGGHNGGGLGLCDEGLVIDLSLLKNVRVDTSNNTVRVGGGNLWGEVDHATHVYGLVVPAGVISTTGVGGLTLGGGVGYLSRKFGLTIDNLLEVDMVLADGSIVSANKSQNEDLFWAVRGGGGNFGIVTSFLFQAHKLKTVIGGPTLWPIERTEEIMKWYDGFIHQQPDDLNGFIATMVIPGDPFPDFLHKKKFCGIIWCYTGDPDKFDDLIKPARDLEPIFEHIGEMPYPAIQTLFDGIMPPGLQWYWRGDFFSEIPAEASKLHKEYGSRIPTSLSQMHLYPISGAAGRISSEDTAWAYRDAKYAGVFVGVDPDPENAEIITDWCKEYWNALHPFSMGGSYSNFMMEEGQERVKASFRNNYDRLREIKTKYDPDNFFRVNQNIQPKA, translated from the coding sequence ATGAGTACGCTTAAAATGGAAAACACGAAAGTTGAAGAACTTCGAAATTCTCTTCGGGGAGAACTGATCCTCGAAGGTGATGTGAATTATGAAGATTCGCGCAAGATCTACAATGCCATGATCAGCAAGAAACCAGCGATGATCGCAAAATGCGTTGACGTGGCAGATGTGGTTACGGCTGTAAATTTTGGAAGAGAAAATAATATTCTTACTGCTGTTCGCGGTGGTGGCCATAACGGCGGTGGCCTTGGACTATGTGACGAAGGTCTCGTAATTGATCTTTCCCTACTTAAAAATGTTAGGGTAGACACCTCCAATAATACTGTTCGGGTAGGGGGTGGTAATCTTTGGGGCGAGGTTGACCATGCAACCCATGTCTATGGGCTGGTTGTTCCCGCTGGAGTTATTTCAACTACAGGGGTTGGTGGCCTTACACTTGGAGGCGGAGTAGGTTATTTATCCCGAAAATTCGGTCTAACAATTGACAATCTACTTGAAGTAGATATGGTGCTGGCAGATGGCAGTATTGTGAGCGCAAATAAAAGTCAGAATGAAGATCTATTCTGGGCTGTTAGAGGAGGTGGTGGAAATTTTGGAATAGTAACATCCTTTCTTTTCCAGGCCCACAAATTAAAAACAGTTATTGGCGGCCCAACTTTGTGGCCGATAGAACGAACAGAAGAGATCATGAAATGGTATGACGGTTTCATTCACCAGCAACCAGATGACCTCAACGGCTTTATTGCAACAATGGTTATTCCCGGCGATCCGTTCCCAGATTTCCTTCATAAAAAGAAATTCTGCGGAATCATTTGGTGCTACACAGGAGATCCAGATAAATTTGATGATTTAATTAAACCTGCCCGCGACCTGGAACCTATTTTTGAACATATTGGAGAGATGCCTTATCCCGCTATTCAAACGCTTTTTGATGGTATAATGCCTCCAGGTTTGCAGTGGTACTGGCGAGGTGATTTTTTTAGTGAAATTCCGGCGGAAGCTTCTAAGCTGCATAAAGAATATGGATCTCGAATCCCTACCAGCCTGTCTCAAATGCATCTGTATCCAATAAGCGGGGCTGCAGGACGGATTTCTTCTGAAGATACCGCTTGGGCCTATCGAGATGCAAAATATGCCGGAGTATTCGTTGGAGTTGACCCTGATCCCGAAAATGCCGAGATCATTACAGATTGGTGTAAGGAATACTGGAATGCGCTGCATCCATTCTCAATGGGAGGATCTTACTCCAATTTTATGATGGAAGAAGGTCAGGAAAGGGTCAAAGCCTCTTTCAGAAACAACTATGACAGGTTGAGAGAAATAAAAACAAAATACGATCCCGATAATTTTTTTAGGGTCAATCAGAACATTCAACCTAAAGCCTAA
- a CDS encoding hemolysin III family protein produces MGRIKKPKYYPPEEERWNILSHGVGFGLSILALVLLILKANKLGEQEHLVSFSIFGASMVLVYAASTFYHSAKASRLRIKLNILDHAAIYILIAGTYTPYALVTLNGTTGYTILWLVWGMALIGVILKLFYAGRYQLLSTIMYVAMGWLIIFAINPLIKNLSTEGLWWLFGGGISYTIGAILFMQNRIPYNHAIFHIFVLLGTFAHFISIYFYIIPSGEPA; encoded by the coding sequence ATGGGACGTATAAAAAAGCCAAAATATTATCCCCCCGAAGAAGAACGATGGAATATTCTTTCCCATGGAGTTGGGTTTGGATTAAGCATTCTTGCCCTGGTTTTATTGATCCTGAAAGCCAACAAACTAGGAGAGCAGGAGCACCTGGTAAGTTTCAGTATTTTCGGGGCGAGTATGGTTTTGGTTTATGCCGCTTCCACTTTTTATCATAGTGCCAAAGCCAGCAGGTTAAGAATTAAGCTGAATATTTTAGACCATGCCGCTATTTATATTCTTATTGCCGGCACGTATACTCCATACGCTCTCGTAACTCTTAATGGTACCACAGGATATACTATACTCTGGCTGGTCTGGGGTATGGCATTGATTGGAGTGATCCTGAAACTTTTTTATGCAGGTAGATATCAATTGTTGTCTACAATTATGTATGTTGCCATGGGATGGCTTATAATCTTCGCAATTAATCCTCTAATAAAAAATTTATCAACCGAAGGCCTTTGGTGGCTTTTTGGCGGCGGAATTTCATATACCATTGGAGCTATTTTATTTATGCAGAATAGGATCCCTTATAACCATGCCATCTTCCATATTTTCGTTCTTCTGGGAACCTTCGCTCATTTTATAAGTATATATTTCTATATCATACCTTCAGGAGAACCGGCTTAA
- a CDS encoding histidine kinase, whose amino-acid sequence MSLSTLKKKYIDFKLVLLLAGFYLLFDLVLLVKVSYMRQYMPREDHFVWSDFLINNLLFDYIIVVSYMTLIAISTKRFLNKNYSWVKIIFIHTIFSILIGLIIRFIFDFYAILIGRIELADFNLRKSINAFIYVIDLNFLIYFAMVFIIYTYYYLKQVKEAEKRHSKLESQLVNTRMKMLSSQLQPHFLFNTLNSIAVLTDMDTAKAKDTIADLSDFLREILYNSDRNRISLDEELRILEYYLNIVNVRFSDHLSIKKEIDDSLLLRKVPAMLLQPVIENSIKHGYSYEHTDLNILVSVYEEDKMLVIKVENDGAPVSETHAELMQKGVGLKNINDRLYNLYKDNFFFEIRNKKDNSGVETVIKIPE is encoded by the coding sequence ATGAGCCTCTCAACTCTCAAAAAGAAGTACATAGATTTTAAACTGGTTTTATTACTGGCCGGGTTTTATTTGTTGTTTGACTTAGTTCTACTAGTCAAGGTTAGCTATATGAGACAATATATGCCTCGAGAAGATCATTTTGTCTGGTCAGATTTCCTTATCAATAACCTGCTTTTTGACTATATCATCGTGGTGAGCTACATGACCTTAATCGCAATTAGTACTAAAAGGTTTCTGAATAAGAATTATTCCTGGGTTAAGATCATTTTTATACATACCATTTTCTCCATATTGATAGGGCTTATCATTCGGTTTATTTTCGATTTTTATGCTATTCTGATTGGGCGTATTGAGCTAGCCGATTTTAACCTCCGTAAAAGTATCAATGCTTTTATCTATGTGATAGACCTCAATTTCCTTATCTATTTTGCGATGGTGTTTATCATTTACACCTATTATTACCTTAAACAGGTCAAGGAGGCTGAGAAACGACATTCAAAGCTGGAATCTCAGTTGGTCAATACCAGAATGAAGATGCTTTCTTCACAGTTACAACCACACTTTTTATTCAATACTCTTAATTCAATTGCTGTGTTAACCGATATGGATACGGCCAAAGCAAAGGATACTATTGCTGATCTTAGTGATTTTCTTCGTGAGATACTCTATAATAGTGATCGCAACCGCATAAGCCTGGATGAAGAACTCAGGATATTGGAGTATTATTTGAACATAGTGAACGTCAGGTTTTCAGACCATTTAAGTATTAAAAAAGAGATCGATGATTCACTATTATTAAGAAAGGTGCCCGCCATGCTTTTGCAACCAGTCATAGAAAACTCAATTAAGCATGGATATTCTTACGAGCATACAGATCTTAATATCTTGGTTTCTGTTTATGAAGAAGATAAAATGCTGGTCATAAAAGTTGAAAATGATGGCGCCCCGGTTTCTGAAACCCATGCCGAGCTTATGCAAAAAGGGGTTGGCCTAAAGAATATAAACGACAGGCTTTATAATCTATATAAGGATAATTTCTTTTTTGAGATCCGAAATAAAAAAGATAATTCAGGTGTGGAAACCGTAATTAAGATACCAGAATAG
- a CDS encoding LytTR family DNA-binding domain-containing protein has protein sequence MRALIIDDEELARKRVLNLLEDVDKIEVIGECSNGRTAIERINADKPDLLFLDINMKDMNGFEVLKKVEISPKPVVIFVTAYDNYALKAFDVEAFDFLLKPFKDQRFFKTIDKVLKTTKSEANSNFEKRMVEFFHEYSKGGIQLNAVSKIPIKQGNKTALVDPNDILYIQASGYYAEIYVDSKKYVLRESLNNLAEILDSNIFVRIHRSTIANLNYVDEIIHSDYSEIDAKMTDGKLLHISKSHKKEFLDKIGI, from the coding sequence ATGAGAGCACTTATAATCGACGATGAGGAGTTAGCCAGGAAAAGGGTTTTAAATCTTCTGGAAGATGTAGATAAGATCGAGGTCATAGGTGAATGTTCAAACGGGCGTACGGCCATTGAAAGGATCAATGCTGATAAACCAGATCTTCTTTTTCTTGACATCAATATGAAAGACATGAATGGTTTTGAAGTATTGAAGAAAGTGGAAATATCACCCAAACCGGTAGTTATTTTCGTCACAGCCTACGATAATTATGCTTTAAAAGCCTTTGATGTTGAAGCCTTCGATTTTTTGCTAAAACCATTTAAAGATCAAAGATTTTTTAAAACTATAGACAAGGTGCTGAAAACGACAAAGTCTGAAGCTAACAGCAATTTTGAAAAGCGAATGGTAGAATTCTTCCATGAATATTCAAAAGGGGGAATTCAACTTAACGCGGTTTCAAAGATCCCGATCAAGCAAGGTAATAAGACTGCATTAGTAGACCCTAATGATATTTTATATATACAGGCCTCCGGCTATTACGCCGAGATCTATGTAGATTCTAAAAAATATGTACTAAGGGAGTCGTTGAATAATCTTGCTGAAATTCTGGATAGCAACATATTTGTAAGGATTCACAGATCTACGATCGCAAATTTGAATTATGTGGATGAAATAATTCATTCAGATTATTCAGAGATCGATGCTAAAATGACCGACGGCAAATTACTTCATATTAGTAAATCCCATAAAAAGGAGTTTTTGGATAAAATTGGAATATAA
- a CDS encoding DNA/RNA non-specific endonuclease has product MKNPNYFKYLLLMQVFLFIIGCSTDESEISDDSFSEVNFTLNQAGNFEENFENGFKSAYAGGMVSFSGGDWYFTNALTGSLSSDLKNGNQSVRMVSNAVITMNYDLPEGAKYLSLQYGKFGRDKQTSFQVYYSSDSGNSWQTLGNEILVKKSFLETATFSLNVVGNIRFEIRKTDGSNERLNIDDIVVEPNPVTTTGNIIDISEDYEAGSKGSYSAGTVDLPSGIWYLEEALLGSLDNDRKTGNKSVRIRDYGILEMNYDVLGAQSVSFNHAVYGTDGSSDWEFQMSTDQGSSWITLGTQNSTSTNLQTANFDVNSSNNVRFRIVKLSGSGDRINIDDFTIYSTEETGEGTGEENPTVSGAVHLTMGNPSAAITDINFPNNYLLEKEEYVMSYSRDKGTANWVSWHLDEAWLGSASRQDDFRSDSSLPSSWYQVGATDYQYSGFDRGHLCPSADRTLSVDDNSNTFYMTNMMPQAPSNNRYAWANLESYCRSMLDGGNEIYIISGGYGLGGDGANGYAEYLADGKIQIPSNTWKVIMIIPDGTDDVNRVTTSTRVIAIDMPNSNSVTSDWTQYLTTVDDIEAATGYDFFDLVPDSIENVIESNIDSI; this is encoded by the coding sequence ATGAAAAACCCTAATTATTTTAAATACCTGCTTTTAATGCAGGTATTTCTGTTTATTATCGGATGCTCAACCGATGAATCTGAAATTTCTGATGATTCTTTTTCAGAAGTTAATTTTACCCTTAATCAAGCCGGCAATTTCGAAGAGAATTTTGAAAATGGATTTAAATCTGCCTATGCTGGCGGCATGGTAAGCTTTAGCGGTGGTGACTGGTATTTCACAAATGCTCTTACCGGAAGCTTAAGTTCAGATCTTAAAAACGGAAATCAGTCTGTAAGAATGGTTTCTAATGCTGTGATCACTATGAACTATGATTTACCGGAAGGGGCGAAGTATCTAAGCCTGCAGTATGGAAAATTTGGTCGTGATAAACAAACTTCTTTTCAGGTTTATTATTCTTCAGATTCAGGTAATTCCTGGCAAACTCTGGGAAATGAAATTTTAGTCAAAAAGTCGTTCCTGGAAACGGCTACTTTTTCCCTGAATGTAGTTGGAAATATAAGATTTGAGATCAGAAAAACTGATGGTTCAAATGAAAGGCTGAATATTGATGATATCGTGGTAGAACCGAATCCTGTAACTACTACGGGAAATATCATTGATATTAGCGAGGATTATGAAGCTGGATCAAAAGGCAGCTATTCGGCAGGAACTGTAGACCTTCCATCGGGGATTTGGTATTTGGAAGAGGCGCTGTTAGGTTCTCTGGATAACGATAGAAAAACCGGAAATAAATCTGTAAGAATTAGAGATTATGGTATTCTGGAAATGAATTATGATGTTTTGGGAGCTCAATCTGTAAGTTTTAACCACGCGGTTTACGGAACAGATGGTTCGAGTGATTGGGAATTCCAGATGAGTACAGACCAGGGAAGCAGCTGGATTACTCTGGGAACACAGAACTCGACATCTACCAATCTTCAAACGGCAAATTTTGACGTTAACTCATCTAATAATGTTAGGTTTAGAATTGTAAAATTATCGGGAAGCGGAGATAGGATAAATATTGATGATTTTACGATCTACAGCACCGAGGAAACTGGAGAAGGAACCGGTGAAGAAAATCCAACTGTTTCGGGTGCGGTTCATTTAACTATGGGAAATCCTTCAGCCGCCATTACCGATATTAATTTCCCAAATAATTATCTATTGGAAAAGGAAGAATATGTTATGTCTTATAGTAGAGACAAGGGTACAGCGAATTGGGTAAGCTGGCATCTGGATGAAGCCTGGCTGGGAAGTGCTTCCAGGCAGGATGATTTTAGATCAGACAGCAGTCTACCTTCTTCATGGTATCAGGTTGGAGCTACAGATTACCAGTATAGTGGATTTGATCGCGGACATTTGTGTCCTTCTGCCGACAGGACATTGTCTGTAGATGATAATTCTAATACTTTTTATATGACCAATATGATGCCACAGGCACCAAGCAATAACAGATATGCATGGGCAAACCTGGAGAGTTATTGCCGTTCCATGCTTGATGGAGGAAATGAAATTTATATCATTTCAGGAGGCTATGGTCTTGGAGGAGATGGTGCTAATGGATATGCTGAATATTTAGCCGACGGTAAGATCCAGATCCCTTCCAATACATGGAAAGTTATCATGATTATCCCTGACGGAACAGATGATGTTAACCGGGTTACAACTTCTACCAGAGTGATAGCGATAGATATGCCTAATAGCAATTCTGTAACATCAGACTGGACTCAGTATCTAACTACAGTAGACGATATCGAGGCTGCTACTGGTTACGACTTCTTTGACCTGGTACCAGATTCTATTGAAAACGTTATTGAATCCAATATCGATTCGATCTAA
- the serA gene encoding phosphoglycerate dehydrogenase — protein sequence MENKRHFVIDFDSTFTQVEALDVLGEITLANNPNKDRKLKELKELTDLAMGGNLAFRESLERRLEILDAHKNEIPELIARLKKKVSVSFVRNEEFFTEYQDRIYIISNGFKEFIVPIVKEYGVKEENVFANNFVFDEEGNINGFDQNNVLSSNNGKVELLKQLDLKGDVYVIGDGYNDYEIKAAGLANKFYAFTENVERDNILDKADHITPSLDEFLYLHKMNKAISYPKNRIKVLLLENVHSDAVTIMKNEGYNVSTISGALDEEELAEKIKDVSVLGIRSKTQLTAKVLENANRLIAVGAFCIGTNQIDLEACLKKGVAVFNAPFSNTRSVVELAIGEIILLMRNLPDRIAEMHKGEWNKSAKGSFEVRGKKLGIVGYGNIGSQLSVVAEAIGFDVYYYDLVEKLALGNATKCHSLKELFEKVDIVTLHVDGRKENKNMIGDKEFSWMQEGSIFLNLARGQVVDVDALKKHMESGRIRGAGVDVFPKEPKTNQEEFESPLRGLPNLILTPHIGGSTEEAQVNIGNFVPGKIINYINTGSTTNSVNFPNLQLPILENAHRLIHIHHNKPGIIAHINRILAAHDINIVGQYLKTNETIGYVITDIDKEYDAEVIKELKGIEGTIRFRVLY from the coding sequence ATGGAGAATAAAAGGCATTTTGTTATCGATTTTGACAGCACATTTACCCAGGTAGAAGCTCTGGATGTGCTTGGTGAGATCACTCTGGCGAATAACCCCAACAAAGACAGGAAATTAAAAGAACTTAAAGAACTTACAGATCTGGCAATGGGCGGGAACCTTGCTTTTAGAGAATCCCTTGAGAGAAGATTGGAGATCCTGGACGCTCATAAAAATGAGATCCCGGAGTTGATCGCCAGGCTTAAAAAAAAGGTCTCAGTTTCCTTTGTTAGAAATGAAGAGTTCTTCACCGAATACCAGGACCGGATCTACATTATTTCAAACGGGTTTAAAGAGTTTATTGTTCCTATTGTAAAAGAATACGGGGTAAAAGAAGAGAATGTCTTTGCCAACAATTTTGTTTTTGATGAAGAAGGGAATATCAATGGTTTTGATCAGAATAATGTACTTTCTTCAAATAATGGCAAGGTTGAGCTTTTAAAACAACTTGACCTTAAAGGGGATGTTTATGTGATTGGAGACGGTTATAACGACTACGAGATCAAAGCCGCTGGCCTGGCCAATAAATTCTATGCTTTTACCGAAAATGTAGAGCGAGATAACATCCTCGATAAAGCAGACCACATCACACCAAGTCTTGACGAATTCCTATACCTTCATAAAATGAATAAAGCTATTTCTTATCCAAAAAACAGAATCAAAGTTCTATTACTTGAAAATGTCCATTCTGATGCAGTAACCATTATGAAAAATGAGGGTTACAATGTTTCTACAATTTCGGGCGCCCTGGATGAAGAGGAACTGGCTGAAAAGATCAAGGATGTTTCGGTTCTGGGTATCAGGTCAAAAACACAATTAACGGCTAAGGTCCTTGAAAATGCGAACCGGCTTATAGCAGTTGGAGCCTTTTGTATAGGTACCAACCAAATAGATCTTGAAGCCTGCCTTAAAAAAGGTGTAGCTGTATTTAATGCACCGTTTAGTAATACTCGTTCTGTGGTTGAACTTGCTATTGGCGAGATCATCCTGTTAATGAGGAATTTGCCAGACAGGATCGCTGAGATGCATAAAGGCGAATGGAACAAATCTGCAAAGGGAAGTTTTGAAGTAAGAGGTAAGAAGCTCGGAATTGTTGGGTATGGTAATATTGGTTCGCAGTTGTCTGTTGTTGCAGAAGCTATTGGATTTGATGTTTATTATTATGACCTTGTAGAGAAACTAGCCCTTGGGAATGCTACGAAGTGCCATAGCTTAAAGGAACTTTTTGAAAAAGTTGATATAGTTACCCTGCATGTAGACGGCCGTAAGGAAAATAAGAATATGATTGGGGATAAGGAATTTAGCTGGATGCAAGAAGGCTCCATATTTCTCAACCTTGCCAGGGGACAGGTGGTGGATGTTGACGCCCTTAAAAAACATATGGAATCTGGCCGAATTCGTGGTGCCGGAGTGGACGTTTTTCCAAAGGAACCCAAAACTAACCAGGAAGAATTTGAATCCCCATTGCGTGGGTTACCAAACCTTATTTTAACTCCGCATATTGGCGGAAGTACTGAAGAGGCTCAGGTTAACATTGGAAATTTTGTTCCAGGAAAAATTATTAATTATATCAATACGGGTAGTACTACAAATTCTGTGAATTTCCCGAATTTACAATTGCCTATCCTGGAAAATGCGCACAGACTTATTCATATTCACCACAATAAACCAGGTATTATTGCACACATTAACAGGATCCTGGCGGCTCATGATATCAATATTGTAGGGCAATATTTAAAGACAAATGAAACTATAGGTTACGTGATTACAGACATAGATAAGGAGTATGATGCAGAAGTGATCAAAGAACTTAAAGGCATCGAAGGAACTATTAGATTTAGAGTTTTGTATTAA
- a CDS encoding Na-K-Cl cotransporter, with product MKKFFKTRNQNNDPVIPSVKGGLGTFGGVFTPSILTILGVIMYLRFGWVVGNVGLLGTLIIVTLSVSITFLTALSVASIATDQQVRAGGAYYMISRSLGVEAGGAIGIPLFIALTLSIALYTVGFAESVVSVFPQLDFKSVGLITTILVAVLAMISAKVAIKAQYFIMVGIALSLLSLAFGSPIENTSIEMWSSSVEGKESFWVVFAVFFPAVTGIMAGVNMSGDLKDPSKSIPKGTFAAIGVGYFIYMTLPIILAYRADAETLIADPMIMRKISYWGDAILIGVWGATLSSAVGSILGAPRVLQALARDRVLPQWLNWLGRGSAKDDSPRYGTLFTMFIALIAVYLGNLNIIAPILTMFFLTTYGVLNAAAGIEGILDSPSFRPAFKIHWIFSLLGTLGCIAVMFLINGLATGIAFIFIAIIFVWLQSREMKTAWGDVRRGVWMALVRISLLNLRSAKESKTWRPNPLVLSGAPTKRWHLIDFASNITHNRGILTVATVLTSSHTTSERRKQMQQNIEDFLTKKSSRGFARVIEAEDTFKGAEDFVKAYGLASLEPNTIILGDSENIAFRKQYCDMITKFYKLNRNLVLVRDNKEKGFGEKEQIDVWWGGLKGNGGLLMILAYLLKSSRAWYGARVTLKMMVENDKAGEDAHRNIAQVIKKLRTGFKLEIIVSGGRSFDEVLQESSAKADLIFMGMAKPDANFENYYASLQKRLKDLPTTILVMAAEEISFGEVLMQQDVFRKD from the coding sequence ATGAAGAAATTCTTTAAAACCAGGAATCAAAATAACGATCCGGTAATACCTTCTGTTAAAGGCGGTCTGGGTACCTTCGGCGGGGTCTTTACTCCTTCCATACTTACTATTCTTGGAGTGATCATGTACCTGCGGTTTGGCTGGGTGGTAGGAAATGTTGGACTTCTGGGAACATTGATCATTGTAACCCTTTCTGTTTCCATAACGTTTTTAACTGCATTATCAGTCGCTTCCATTGCAACAGATCAACAGGTAAGAGCGGGTGGAGCCTATTATATGATAAGTCGGTCTCTGGGCGTAGAAGCTGGAGGTGCGATTGGCATTCCCTTATTTATTGCTCTTACTCTTTCTATAGCTCTATACACTGTAGGCTTTGCCGAAAGTGTGGTGAGCGTTTTTCCCCAACTTGATTTTAAATCGGTTGGTTTGATCACAACAATACTAGTCGCGGTATTAGCTATGATCTCAGCAAAAGTCGCGATAAAAGCACAGTATTTTATAATGGTAGGGATTGCTCTATCCTTGTTGTCACTTGCCTTTGGAAGCCCCATCGAAAATACGAGTATTGAAATGTGGAGCTCTTCGGTAGAAGGAAAAGAAAGTTTCTGGGTTGTTTTCGCCGTTTTCTTTCCGGCTGTAACAGGAATCATGGCCGGAGTAAATATGTCTGGAGATCTGAAGGATCCGTCTAAATCGATTCCTAAGGGAACCTTTGCTGCCATCGGTGTAGGTTATTTTATTTACATGACCTTACCCATCATACTGGCATATCGTGCTGATGCCGAAACCCTCATTGCAGATCCCATGATAATGAGAAAGATCTCCTACTGGGGTGATGCGATCCTTATTGGAGTCTGGGGTGCCACGCTTTCCAGCGCAGTTGGAAGTATACTTGGTGCTCCACGTGTTTTACAGGCCCTCGCAAGAGATAGAGTTTTACCTCAATGGTTGAACTGGTTGGGTAGAGGTTCTGCCAAAGATGACTCTCCGAGGTATGGAACTTTATTTACTATGTTCATTGCACTTATTGCCGTATACCTGGGCAACCTTAATATTATTGCTCCTATCCTTACTATGTTCTTTCTTACCACTTATGGAGTTTTAAATGCTGCAGCGGGAATAGAGGGAATTCTGGATAGTCCTTCGTTCAGGCCCGCTTTTAAAATACACTGGATCTTTTCTCTTCTTGGAACTTTAGGATGTATAGCCGTTATGTTCCTTATTAATGGCCTGGCCACCGGGATCGCCTTTATTTTTATAGCCATTATATTTGTCTGGCTTCAGAGCAGGGAAATGAAAACAGCATGGGGAGATGTGCGCAGGGGTGTATGGATGGCCCTGGTTAGGATAAGCTTATTAAACCTTAGGAGTGCCAAGGAATCTAAAACGTGGAGGCCTAATCCGTTGGTACTTTCTGGCGCTCCAACCAAGAGATGGCATCTTATAGATTTTGCTTCAAATATCACTCACAACCGGGGGATTCTAACAGTTGCTACGGTTCTCACCAGTAGTCATACTACTTCTGAACGTAGAAAACAGATGCAGCAGAATATCGAGGATTTTTTAACTAAAAAAAGTTCCCGTGGTTTTGCGCGGGTTATTGAAGCAGAAGACACCTTTAAAGGCGCTGAAGATTTTGTAAAAGCCTATGGCCTGGCCTCTCTCGAGCCAAATACGATCATTCTTGGTGATAGTGAAAATATTGCTTTTAGAAAACAGTATTGTGACATGATCACTAAATTTTATAAGCTTAACCGAAATCTTGTTTTGGTTAGGGATAATAAAGAAAAAGGCTTCGGGGAAAAAGAACAAATAGACGTTTGGTGGGGTGGTTTAAAAGGTAATGGAGGTTTGTTGATGATTCTGGCATATTTGCTTAAAAGTAGCCGGGCCTGGTACGGTGCCAGGGTAACCCTTAAAATGATGGTGGAAAATGACAAAGCCGGCGAGGATGCACACCGTAATATTGCCCAGGTAATTAAAAAGCTTCGAACAGGATTTAAATTGGAGATAATAGTTTCCGGAGGTAGATCATTCGACGAAGTATTACAGGAATCTTCGGCCAAAGCAGATCTAATATTTATGGGTATGGCGAAACCAGATGCTAATTTTGAGAATTACTATGCAAGTTTACAAAAACGATTGAAAGATCTACCGACAACAATTCTAGTAATGGCCGCTGAAGAGATCTCCTTTGGAGAGGTTTTGATGCAGCAGGATGTTTTCCGTAAGGATTAA